The DNA window GCTGAATGACATGATCTTCGTTGGCAGGAACCTGATCAGCGGCGGCTATATGCTTGGCTCTCTCTGGATCACCATACTTGAGGTGATCTACGGCTTCGCGCTGGCCATTGCGATCGGGTTTTCTCTTGGCGTGCTCGTGGGTGAAACGGCCTTTGGCGAGAAAGCCGTGATGCCTTACCTCGTCGCGATTGACACGATGCCAAAGGTTGCTTTTGCTCCGCTCTTTGTCGCCTGGCTCGGATTTGGCATAGAATCCAAAGTGGCACTGGCCGCGTTTATTGCGACATTTCCCATCGTTGTTGGTACCGCAGCCGGGCTCCACGCGGCAGATGAAAACGCGCGAATGCTTTTCAAAACGATGGGTGCCAGCCGCATGCAGACCCTGATCAAAATGAAGCTGCCGATGGGATTGCCGCAGATTTTCACCGGGCTCAAGATCGGTGCTGTCGGCGTGATGGCAGGTGCGATCACCGGCGAATTCCTGGGCGGCGGCAAAGGCTTTGGCGAGTTGATCCGGGTGGCGGCCTCTCAGCTCAACACGCCGCGTGTCTTTTCGCTGATCCTG is part of the Roseobacter ponti genome and encodes:
- a CDS encoding ABC transporter permease produces the protein MTFVFVVFIGTWQLVTSFGLVSPIILPTPMETLNDMIFVGRNLISGGYMLGSLWITILEVIYGFALAIAIGFSLGVLVGETAFGEKAVMPYLVAIDTMPKVAFAPLFVAWLGFGIESKVALAAFIATFPIVVGTAAGLHAADENARMLFKTMGASRMQTLIKMKLPMGLPQIFTGLKIGAVGVMAGAITGEFLGGGKGFGELIRVAASQLNTPRVFSLILYLSLVGLALYLIVQWTQRKVVFWQKETVGSYDA